CATAGAAATTATTAAAAAAACCTTGAAAAATTTCAATATAGACGTTGAAATGGGGCAAGTGAGCGTAGGTCCGACTGTTACGCAATATACTCTTAAGCCGGCAGAAGGAATTAAATTGTCGCAAATTATTACATTAAGCAATGATATCGCCCTTGCTTTAGCCGCTCATCCAATTAGAATAGAAGCGCCAATTCCAGGAAAATCTTTGGTCGGGATTGAAGTGCCAAACAGGTTTGTCGCGAAAGTTAATTTAAAAGATATTATAACTTCTAAGGAATTTAAAAATCGGCAATCAAATTTAATGATAAGCCTGGGAAAGGATGTTTCTGGAAAAATTTGGATGGCTGATTTTGCAAAAAATCCGCATCTTTTAATCGCTGGATCAACAGGGTCTGGAAAAACTATTTGCATAAATTCTGTTATTGTCAGCCTGTTTTATCAAAATAGCCCTGATAATTTGCGTTTTATAATGATTGACCCAAAAAGAGTTGAGCTTCCAGTCTATAATAGGACTCCTTATCTTTTATGCCCCGTAATTACTGATGTTAAAAAAACAGTAAACGCGCTTAAGTGGGCGATTTCTGAAATGGAAAGACGTTTTGATGTTTTGTCAAAAAATAACAACCGCGATATTTTTTCTTATAGGGCTTCTGGAAACAGTATGTCAAGTATTATTATTGTTATTGATGAATTAGCTGATTTAATGGCAGCTGCAGGGCACGAAGTTGAAGCTTTAATTATTCGTTTAATTCAAATGTCTAGGGCGGTTGGCATTTACTTAATTATCGCGACTCAGCGTCCGTCAGTCAATGTTATCACTGGCTTAATCAAAGCAAATATAACTTCACGCATCGCTTTCAGTGTTGCGTCTCTTATGGATTCGCGGACAATTTTAGATTGTAGCGGAGCTGAAAAATTGATTGGCAGAGGCGATATGCTGTTTGTTTCGGCTGAGGTTTCAAAGCCAAAAAGACTGCAAGGCGCTTTTATATCAGAACAGGAAATTAAAAAGGTGGCTAATTATTTAAAAACTAATTATGATGATGTTGAATATGACGAGGAAATAATTGAGAGACAAGGTAATGGAATTGAAAATCTAGACAGTGATTTTGAGGAAAACGATGAATTAATAAATGAAGCGCGTGAAATTGTTATTAATTCTGAAAGAGCCTCNNNNNNNNNNNNNNNNNNNNNNNNNNNNNNNNNNNNNNNNNNNNNNNNNNNNNNNNNNNNNNNNNNNNNNNNNNNNNNNNNNNNNNNNNNNNNNNNNNNNTTGAATATGACGAGGAAATAATTGAGAGACAAGGTAATGGAATTGAAAATCTAGACAGTGATTTTGAGGAAAACGATGAATTAATAAATGAAGCGCGTGAAATTGTTATTAATTCTGAAAGAGCCTCAATTTCTTTTTTGCAAAGAAAAATGCGGATTGGTTATAATAAAGCTGCTGGAATTATTGACGCATTGGAAAGTTTAGGAGTTGTTGGTCCGGCAGACGGGGCGAAAGGAAGACAGGTTTTGATTCCGAGAGAGAGTTTGGAAAACGCTGGAGTTGATAAGGATGAGGAGGAAAATGAAAAATAGAATTGATAATTATAAATTTTTGGTTATAATATAGATAACTTTATGTTTAATTTTCAAGAATCAATAAAACAAAATAATATTTTAGGCAAAAAATTGAGTGATAAAAGAATTTCTCAAAATATTAGAATAGAAGATGCTGAAGAAGCCATTAATATTCAAAAAAAATATTTATTAGCTATAGAAGAAGGCAATTATAACATATTGCCGGGACAGATTTATACTAAAAATTTTGTAAAAACATACGCTGATTTTTTAGGGCTTGATGTTGACGCTTGTTTGGAAAATTTGGAACGCGAATATTTTTTATTTAACCATATAACAAATTCGCAACATATTAAAAAACAGAGAAGCAGTATAAAATTTAAGAATTTTTTTTGTTATTCTAACCTTCGTTTTGTGATTACTCCAAAAATTTTAAAAAATATCGCTGTTGTTGCCGCTTTTTTATTATGCTTTACTTATCTTGGAGCTGAAGCAAAAAATATTTTTAATCCTCCGCAAATAGAAATATTTTATCCGCTGAATAATTTAGTGGTTGAAAAACAAATAATAGAAATAAAAGGCATAACAGAAAAGGGAGCTGATATTTCTATCAATGATAGAAATATTTTGACTGATGTTGACGGTAATTTCGCAAAAAATATTTGCCTGCGTTCAGGGGTTAATATTATAAAAATAACAGCTAACAAAAAATACAGCAAAACAAATATTATTTTTAGAAAAGTTTTGGTTGTGAAATAATAGATAAATAAATTAATTTTTAAATTTTATTTTTATGTCAAAAAGCGAAAAAAACAAGGAGGAGAAAAAAAATATAAGTGAAAAATCAAAAGCTGCCGAAGAAGCAATTAGCCAAATTAAACAGCGTTTTGGAGAAGGTTCTATAATGAAAATGGGTGAGGCAAAAAAAACATCAGTTGATGCCGTGCCGACCGGATGCTTATCTCTTGATATCGCGCTTGGCATTGGAGGGGTGCCACGCGGAAGAATCATAGAAATTTACGGACCTGAGGCTTCTGGAAAAACAACGCTTGCCCAACATATTGTCGCGGAAGTCCAAAAAATAGGAGGTGTGGCTGCTTTTGTTGACGCCGAGCACGCGCTGGATCCTGATTACGCGAAAAAAATTGGGATTAACATAAATGAACTTTTGATTTCCCAGCCAGACACGGGGGAGCAAGCATTGGAAATAGTTGAGACATTGGTTCGTTCAAACGCTGTTGATGTAATCGTTGTTGATTCTGTCGCGGCATTGGTTCCTAAAACAGAAATAGAAGGAGAAATGGGAGATCGGCAAATGGGAACGCAGGCGCGTTTAATGAGCCAGGCATTAAGAAAATTAACTGGAATTATCGCAAAAACTAACACTGTGCTGATTTTTATAAATCAAATTCGTTTAAAAATAGGAGTATTTTTTGGCAACCCCGAAACAACAACAGGCGGTATGGCATTAAAATTTTATTCTTCCATTAGAATCGAAGTCCGCAGAAGCGCGCAAATAAAAAAAGGCGATAAAATTATTGGAAATCAGGTAAAAGCGAAAATAGTAAAAAATAAAGTAGCGGCTCCATTCCAAAATACGACTTTTGATATTATGTATAATGAAGGAATATCAATTTCAGGAGATGTTTTAGACACAGGCGTTGAATATGGCATTGTAAAAAAATCAGGGAATTCTTATGTCTACGGAGATGAAAAATTAGGCGTTGGAAGGGAAAACGCTAAAGCGCATTTAAGGCAAAATCCAAAATTAATAAAAGAAATCAAAGCAAAAGTTTGGCAAGAGCTTGAAGAAAAAGAAGTAAAAAATTCCGATTAATTCAATTGGTATTGACAAAAAATTAAGGTCGTGTATAATATTTAACATAATTAATCAATTTGAATTTTATTATTAATGAAATTCAATTAATCGAAAAAAAATGGAAAATACAAATTATTCCGGTGGCAGACAAATGTTTCAAGGCGATTGGACCTGCTCAGAATGCGGGGCTAAAATCACTGAATTGCCGTTTGAGCCAAACGGAAAAGGAGCTCTTTTTTGCAGAGATTGTCATGCAAAAAGGAGAAACAGCTACTCTGGCGGAGGTAGAAATGATAGAGGCAGCAGACAAATGTTTCAAGGCGATTGGACCTGCTCAGAATGCGGGGCTAAAATCACTGAATTGCCGTTTGAGCCAAGTGGAGACAAGGAGCTTTTTTGCAGAGATTGCCA
The Patescibacteria group bacterium genome window above contains:
- a CDS encoding DNA translocase FtsK 4TM domain-containing protein, which encodes MRLKKRRIRKDNQFEIDIEAKKGLIIVILLSFIILSFLSFFHLAGRFGFGLEKILVKFFGNGYFAFPFLLSGIVYLLVSARKRALKVIHYLAMTFFILSFYAFIQLTQPLPFGSLWESLKQTFAIASAGKGGGYVGIILNYPLVYFFGFWGGFVALLAIFVGSILLIFNISLDNLLIGAGFLKKLLVKTAVLSVQFKNKTHNYLQQRKYNNQEKYEEEDIKKEDNQQNDEEDPRFVQSEINHSKEDLDGEQEKMEFKKNYSSKQKIDLPINLLNQSSEKPTSGDINNSIEIIKKTLKNFNIDVEMGQVSVGPTVTQYTLKPAEGIKLSQIITLSNDIALALAAHPIRIEAPIPGKSLVGIEVPNRFVAKVNLKDIITSKEFKNRQSNLMISLGKDVSGKIWMADFAKNPHLLIAGSTGSGKTICINSVIVSLFYQNSPDNLRFIMIDPKRVELPVYNRTPYLLCPVITDVKKTVNALKWAISEMERRFDVLSKNNNRDIFSYRASGNSMSSIIIVIDELADLMAAAGHEVEALIIRLIQMSRAVGIYLIIATQRPSVNVITGLIKANITSRIAFSVASLMDSRTILDCSGAEKLIGRGDMLFVSAEVSKPKRLQGAFISEQEIKKVANYLKTNYDDVEYDEEIIERQGNGIENLDSDFEENDELINEAREIVINSERAS
- a CDS encoding CxxC-x17-CxxC domain-containing protein, translating into MENTNYSGGRQMFQGDWTCSECGAKITELPFEPNGKGALFCRDCHAKRRNSYSGGGRNDRGSRQMFQGDWTCSECGAKITELPFEPSGDKELFCRDCHRQKMQDRPRRF
- a CDS encoding DNA translocase FtsK, which codes for EYDEEIIERQGNGIENLDSDFEENDELINEAREIVINSERASISFLQRKMRIGYNKAAGIIDALESLGVVGPADGAKGRQVLIPRESLENAGVDKDEEENEK
- a CDS encoding helix-turn-helix domain-containing protein, translated to MFNFQESIKQNNILGKKLSDKRISQNIRIEDAEEAINIQKKYLLAIEEGNYNILPGQIYTKNFVKTYADFLGLDVDACLENLEREYFLFNHITNSQHIKKQRSSIKFKNFFCYSNLRFVITPKILKNIAVVAAFLLCFTYLGAEAKNIFNPPQIEIFYPLNNLVVEKQIIEIKGITEKGADISINDRNILTDVDGNFAKNICLRSGVNIIKITANKKYSKTNIIFRKVLVVK
- the recA gene encoding recombinase RecA, which gives rise to MSKSEKNKEEKKNISEKSKAAEEAISQIKQRFGEGSIMKMGEAKKTSVDAVPTGCLSLDIALGIGGVPRGRIIEIYGPEASGKTTLAQHIVAEVQKIGGVAAFVDAEHALDPDYAKKIGININELLISQPDTGEQALEIVETLVRSNAVDVIVVDSVAALVPKTEIEGEMGDRQMGTQARLMSQALRKLTGIIAKTNTVLIFINQIRLKIGVFFGNPETTTGGMALKFYSSIRIEVRRSAQIKKGDKIIGNQVKAKIVKNKVAAPFQNTTFDIMYNEGISISGDVLDTGVEYGIVKKSGNSYVYGDEKLGVGRENAKAHLRQNPKLIKEIKAKVWQELEEKEVKNSD